The genome window TACGGAGTCTTGCCGCCGGTTCTGAAAGCGAGGGAATGGATTGCGACAGATCCCGCTCCAGCAACTGAACCTGCTGTACGTGGTTCAGAAGCCGCTGGCCGGCGAGTGTTGCCTTGATGGTGGGGCTGCGAACCAGTACAGGCTGGCCCAGCCTGATCTCGAGCGTCCGTATTCTCTGGGATACGGCGGACTGAGTAAGACCGAGCGCAGCTCCCGCCCGTTCAAAACCGCCACACTCGATGACGGTGGCCAACGCTTCCAGCAGTTTGTAGTCAAGCATTAGAAAATCTTATGTAGCATTATCAGTATGAATTTCCAGTATAGACGGAAATCGATATGCTGCCGTCATCAAATCAGGAGGTTTCATCGTGCTCGAGAGTTATCTGACAGGTCTGGTTGTTTGCGGTGGCATCATTGTGGCTATTGGTGCCCAGAATGCTTATATCCTGAGCCAGGCCATTCGTCGTGAACATCACTGGTGGTCCGCGGGCCTGTGTATGGTGGCGGATATTACCCTGTTCACCCTGGGAATGTTTGGCGTGAGCGCGGCCCTGATGGCGATGCCGGAGGCGCTGGATATTCTGCGCTGGCTGGGGGTTGCCTTTCTGGGGTGGCTGGCGATTCAGGCGTTCTTTCGGGCCAGTCGGGGCAGGGCGGCGCTTGAGGCCGGTGAGATCACAAAGCGCAGTCTCAAGGGGGTATTGTTCACCACACTGGCGGTGACGCTGCTGAACCCGCAAGTGTACCTGGATACCCTGTTGCTGATTCCTGCGATCGGTGCGCAGCAGGAAAATGCCACCACGTTTGTGGCCGGGGCCAGCAGTGCCTCAATACTCTGGTTCGGGCTGGTTGCCTGGGGTGGTTCTGCGCTGGCACCCATCCTCTCCCGCCCGCTGGCCTGGCGTATCATTGATGGCGTAATTGGACTTATGATGGCGGGAATAGCGCTTCAACTGGCGTTCGGAGGGCTTTGATTGCGATCCGTTGCAAGGAGCCGCTTCTACTCGAAGCGGCGTGCCTCAGTAAAGCGGTCTCTCCAGTAGTAGCCATCCAGCTCTGAAAGCGTAACGCCCGCAGACGTGGACGCATGGATGAAACGGTCATCGCCCATGTAGATACCCGCATGCTGTTCCTTGCCCCGGATCCGGAAAAACACCAGATCGCCCGGTTGTACGCTGGCTGGGGCAATCACCTTTCCATATTTGAGCATCTGGGAGGTCGTTCGGGGCACCTGCTTGCCAAGGCCCTCACGGTAAGCGGTCATAATGAACCCGGAACAGTCAAAACCTTGCGCCGAGGTGCCACCGTATTCATAAGGCGCGCCCTGATAGCGCTCAAAAACCTGCCATAGCCGCTGGGTCGATTCCGAAGACTGTGATGGGTCAACCGCCGAAAACCGGTTATCGCCTGCGGTTTGCAGGTTTGTGGTACTGGCACAGCCTCCGAGTGCCAAAGCCAGCATCGTTAACAAGAGAGACTGTTTGAGCAATGCTGCCATACTGGAACTCCGGGAAGTTGATCCTGTATAAACTTTATTACTGATTGGACCGGATGTCAGGTTACGGCTTGTGTGACTTTGGCAATTCCTGATTACTGAGCAACCTGGAGAGCTCAATGTCTAGCAAAATCCGCCGGCTGTTTGTCTGGTCTGTGGTCATTCTCCTGGCAGTTCTTCTGGTGTGCGGCCTTTATGCCCGTAAGGCCTGGGAGGAGTGGAAGGCAGCGCAGGCGATCCAGCAGTTCGATTGGCAGGGCGTCAGGCTTTCTCTGGACGGTATCCATGCAGAGGCATTCTCATTGGTCCGGTCTGACGGGGCACAGCGATTTTCTGTCGAGGGCGACGGGTTTGCTCTGGGTTGGAGCCTTTGGCATCTGGCGCTCTCCAATGTCCGGGTCGAACGACTCGATGTTGAGATCCCGTCCTGGCCGGTTGCGCAGGCGACAACGGAAACAGGAAGTCCGTTGAATCTGCCAGATCAGCTGCCCTCGTGGCTCCCCGATCGCATTGCCATCAGGCACTTTAGTGCCAGCTTGCCAGATAAGGTTCAGGTCCGTGGCAATCTGGTGCTCAGTCTCGCCGCGAACCCGGAGCAATGGCATCTGGAAACCGATGAAACGTGGATTGAGGCTGCTCTGCCAGACATCCACCAGGCAGGCTGGACTTTCCGGGGCGTTAACGCCCGGGTGGGACTTGCCGGCTCGGCCGGATTCGACCAGCTCACCCTGGATGTGCTTCCGGATTCAGTGCTCCATGTTGACCGCCTCGATGGCCCCCGCGCGGGCGAAAACATCTGGCTTGGTCAGGTAGATGCCGCTGCGGACGGACTTCGCCTCGAAGCAACCTACAGCCTCACCGACCGCAATCTGCTGACACTGGCGTATGAAGGTCCTCTGACTCTGGCCGCCCGGTCGTTACATCATCCGAATCTACAACCACAATTCTGGAATTTTAAGGGCCTGGTCGACGGCAACCTCCGTCAGGTCGACCTCAGAGGGGCGGTGGCCGGTGAGGCTGGCGTTACCTCGGATGTATCAGTTCTCTGGCCTGTAGCTGGCGTGCCTGTTATTTCGGCGACGCTGGATATGGCGGGAGAGAAAGCCGGAAAGGCCTTTGCCGAAACACTGACCCCCTGGCCGTCCGGCCTTGAGATCAGTGAAGGGCAGCTCAACTTGCAGGCCGAAGTGCGTTTGCCTGGCGCAACGCCTGTGGCCGAGGCGAAGGTCCGTGCGAAAGGGGTGTCAGGCATTCTGGACCGCATGGCATGGACCGGACTTAATGGCCAGCTGGATGTTCAGTACGGGGATAAAATGGTTGTCCGGACATCCGATCTCAGGCTGGAACGGTTGAATCCTGGCATCGCCATGGGCCCCCTCGTCGTTAGTGGCCGTTACGAGGCGTCTCGTGAAGCGCCGTTCGCAGGTACCGTGTCGGTGATAAAGGGGCACGCGGGATTTCTCGGTGGTGAGCTTCGGGTGAAGCCCGGGGAGTGGAGGGTGACCGATTTGCCCGCCAGGGTAACGGTTTGGCTGAATGATGTTCAGGTTGGCCGCTTGATGAAGGTATATCCGGCAGAGGGGTTGGATGGCAGTGGGACGCTAGAGGGGGAGGTTCCGCTGCTAATCAGCATGGATGGTGTGCGGGTTGCCGGTGGCGTGATCAATGCCGCTTCACCGGGCGGCATGCTGAAATTCCCGGCGGGTCGTTTGCAGGCGTTGGCACAGAATAACGACACCATGAAACTGGTGGTTCTGGCCCTTCAAAACTTTAACTATGACCGGCTGCGTAGCACGATAGACTATGATCAGGATGGAACCCTGAGCCTGGGACTTCGGCTGGAGGGAAGCAATCCTGACGTTCGGGATGGCCACCCCATGGTGGTTAACATCAATTTCGAGGAAGACATCCCGGCGTTACTGACCAGTCTGCAGCTGAGCGGGCGGGTGAACGAAGCGGTAACTGAAAAGGTCCGGAACCTGATGAAAAAGCGTGAGGCCGGCAAGACCGGACAATAGTGCCGGACAGATGATCGGCGGAATCGAACAGGGGTAAATCACATGACAGGATACAGCCGGGGGCTTGGTACAGCGGGCGTGATGCGGAAGCTTGTCGCTATTGCCGTTATCCCGTTACTGGCCGCAGCCTGCACACCAACCGTGCAAATGGCGGCTCCGAAGGAACCCATAACCGTGAACCTGAACGTCAAGATTCAACATGAAATCTACGTGAAGGTCGATAAGGAAGTGGACGAGCTATTCAGCGATAAAGGCCTGTTCTGATGGCCCGGACGGACAATAGGGAGCAGATTATGAGATCAGTCACTAAATTCGGCGCTCTCCTGCTGGCGCTGTGTCTCAGCTTGCCGGCACTGGCCATGAGCCTTGATGAGGCAAAAGAGCAGCTGGATTCTGCCAAGCAGCAGGGCCTGGTGGGTGAGACACCCTCAGGCTATCTGGCCGTGGTTCAGGCGGATGGCAATGCCAGGGCAATCGTTGATGCCATCAATGAAGCGCGACGCAGCGAGTACAGTCGCATTGCCGGTAAACACGGCATTCCTGTCGGGGAAGTCGAGGTGGTCGCAGGCAAGAAAGCCGTCGAAAAAACGCCGGCCGGTCAGTTCATTCGCGTCGGTGATAAGTGGGTCAGGAAATAAATTATCGGGTTATACCTTGTTGATCAGCGTTGGCGTATTGTGCCTCGGATTATTGACTTCCGTTGACACCGGGAATTGCTGAAGCTGCTCTGCCGCGAACCGATGGGTGGCTGCACGAATGCTGTCGCGGTCCGTCAGGCCGGGATCGAGCCAGCGCTGGAAACAGGATGGGGCAAGAACAACCGGCTGGCGGTCATGAATGTGCTTTAGTGGCTCGCCGGCGGGCTCGGTAATAATCGCGCAGGCCGTGGTTTCGTCGCCCTCCATGGGCGTCCAGAGTCCGGCAAAGAAGATCACAGGGTGCTTTTGGGGATCAGCCGGGGTGACATAGTGGGGTTCTTTGCCCTGTTCAGTCTGTTTCCATTCGAACCAGCCATTTGCGGGAATCAGGCAGCGGTGATGCGCGAAGGCCTCGCGGAAGTACTTCGAGGTAGCAACGCTTTCGGCCCTGGCATTGATCGGGGAAGGGGCCTTGTCACCGGCCCAAACGGGGCGGAAACCCCAGTGCGAATGCGCCAGTATGGGGGTGCCGGCCATACTCGTGCGGATCATGGGAATGCCGATGCCCGGAGTGATGTTGTAGCTGGGCTCAAAGTGACCATCCACCTCCAGGCCCTCGGGGAAGTAATCGAGAATGAGGGTTTCTGGAGGCGTGTAGAAGGTGAATCGTCCGCACATGGTTGTCCGCCGTATTGTCGAAGCCTGACGGCTCCGGATTTGTTACCCTTGCAGGATGCTGAAATTATCCAATGCTGTTGAACTTGCCGACTGGGAACTTGAAATCACCCAGATTCGCGCTCAGGGAGCTGGTGGCCAGAACGTCAATAAGGTCGCCTCAGCCGTCCATCTGCGATTCGATATCCTGAATTCCAGCCTTCCTCCGTTTTACAAGGAACGGCTGATGTCGCTGAATGATCAGCGTATCAGCAAGGAGGGCGTGATTATTATCAAAGCACAATCTTTCCGGACTTTGGAGCTCAATAAGGAAGATGCCCTCGAGCGTCTGAAAGAGTTGATACAGGAAGCAGTGAAGCCGCAGAAAGCGCGCCGCCCGACGAAACCATCCCGTTCGGCCCAGCGCAAGCGCGTGGACCGCAAGACCAAAAAGGGCAAAACCAAGGCTCTGCGCGGCAAGGTTCAGATCTGAGCGGTTTGCTGTTCCCCGCTCTTTGATTCAACCCTTTTCAGAAACGACTCGATGTCCTGATACGCTTCTTCCGCCTCTGGGAGCAGCGGGCCGAAGATCTGCCAGACGTGCACCATGCCAGGCCAGGTATGCAGCTCCACGGGCGAGCCTTCGGCTTGTGCCTTGGAGGCATAGCGACGAGCGTTATCCAGCAGCATTTCGGAATCACTGGCCTGAATGAGGGTTGGCGGCAGATTTCGCAGATCGCCCCGAAGCGGTGACGCGACGGCACTGGCGGGAGAAACCCGCATTGCTGCAAACGTTACCCACCAGATGATGGGCAGGGGGATCTTGGAGAGCCCGCCGAACACGGGGCCAAGCAAGGGGTCTGTTGAAATGTTGTTCCGGTTGCTGGGTGCGGTCAGGGTCATGTCTGTGGAAGGCGAAAAGGCGATCGCCGCGTCCGCCTGGCGTATCCGGTTGTCCCGAATCCAGGCCAGCAGTCCCAGAGTGTGACTGCCGCCGGCCGAATCTCCGGCAACTACCATGAAGTCAGCGTTTTCCTGCCCCTCTGGTCCATGCTCCAGCAACCAGGTATAGGCCTTCCGGCAATCACGGATGCCATCCATGTAGCGGTGTTCCGGCATCAGCCGGTAATCGACCGCAAACACGGCGGCATTGGCTATGTGGGAAAACCGATCGGTTATTGCCCGGTGGCTCCGCGGGCTTCCGGCAGCCCATGCGCCACCGTGGATGTAGAGAATGCGTCGTCGGGTATCCGCTCCGGGAGCAATGACCCATTCGCCGCGCGGCTCCTCACAGTGACGAAAATCCGAGCTCAGCTCCAGCCCCTCACTCAATCCGTCCATGTGATGGCGAAGTGCCATCAGGCGGGCCTTGCCTTTCAGGCCCCGTGAACTCATGCCAAGTTCGCGAATCTTACCAAGGACTTCCCTGTTGGCATCGCTGGGGACACCATCCCGAACC of Marinobacter sediminum contains these proteins:
- a CDS encoding LysE/ArgO family amino acid transporter, with protein sequence MLESYLTGLVVCGGIIVAIGAQNAYILSQAIRREHHWWSAGLCMVADITLFTLGMFGVSAALMAMPEALDILRWLGVAFLGWLAIQAFFRASRGRAALEAGEITKRSLKGVLFTTLAVTLLNPQVYLDTLLLIPAIGAQQENATTFVAGASSASILWFGLVAWGGSALAPILSRPLAWRIIDGVIGLMMAGIALQLAFGGL
- a CDS encoding C40 family peptidase, whose translation is MAALLKQSLLLTMLALALGGCASTTNLQTAGDNRFSAVDPSQSSESTQRLWQVFERYQGAPYEYGGTSAQGFDCSGFIMTAYREGLGKQVPRTTSQMLKYGKVIAPASVQPGDLVFFRIRGKEQHAGIYMGDDRFIHASTSAGVTLSELDGYYWRDRFTEARRFE
- a CDS encoding intermembrane phospholipid transport protein YdbH family protein: MSSKIRRLFVWSVVILLAVLLVCGLYARKAWEEWKAAQAIQQFDWQGVRLSLDGIHAEAFSLVRSDGAQRFSVEGDGFALGWSLWHLALSNVRVERLDVEIPSWPVAQATTETGSPLNLPDQLPSWLPDRIAIRHFSASLPDKVQVRGNLVLSLAANPEQWHLETDETWIEAALPDIHQAGWTFRGVNARVGLAGSAGFDQLTLDVLPDSVLHVDRLDGPRAGENIWLGQVDAAADGLRLEATYSLTDRNLLTLAYEGPLTLAARSLHHPNLQPQFWNFKGLVDGNLRQVDLRGAVAGEAGVTSDVSVLWPVAGVPVISATLDMAGEKAGKAFAETLTPWPSGLEISEGQLNLQAEVRLPGATPVAEAKVRAKGVSGILDRMAWTGLNGQLDVQYGDKMVVRTSDLRLERLNPGIAMGPLVVSGRYEASREAPFAGTVSVIKGHAGFLGGELRVKPGEWRVTDLPARVTVWLNDVQVGRLMKVYPAEGLDGSGTLEGEVPLLISMDGVRVAGGVINAASPGGMLKFPAGRLQALAQNNDTMKLVVLALQNFNYDRLRSTIDYDQDGTLSLGLRLEGSNPDVRDGHPMVVNINFEEDIPALLTSLQLSGRVNEAVTEKVRNLMKKREAGKTGQ
- a CDS encoding YnbE family lipoprotein — protein: MRKLVAIAVIPLLAAACTPTVQMAAPKEPITVNLNVKIQHEIYVKVDKEVDELFSDKGLF
- a CDS encoding YdbL family protein, which encodes MRSVTKFGALLLALCLSLPALAMSLDEAKEQLDSAKQQGLVGETPSGYLAVVQADGNARAIVDAINEARRSEYSRIAGKHGIPVGEVEVVAGKKAVEKTPAGQFIRVGDKWVRK
- a CDS encoding SOS response-associated peptidase produces the protein MCGRFTFYTPPETLILDYFPEGLEVDGHFEPSYNITPGIGIPMIRTSMAGTPILAHSHWGFRPVWAGDKAPSPINARAESVATSKYFREAFAHHRCLIPANGWFEWKQTEQGKEPHYVTPADPQKHPVIFFAGLWTPMEGDETTACAIITEPAGEPLKHIHDRQPVVLAPSCFQRWLDPGLTDRDSIRAATHRFAAEQLQQFPVSTEVNNPRHNTPTLINKV
- the arfB gene encoding alternative ribosome rescue aminoacyl-tRNA hydrolase ArfB gives rise to the protein MLKLSNAVELADWELEITQIRAQGAGGQNVNKVASAVHLRFDILNSSLPPFYKERLMSLNDQRISKEGVIIIKAQSFRTLELNKEDALERLKELIQEAVKPQKARRPTKPSRSAQRKRVDRKTKKGKTKALRGKVQI
- a CDS encoding alpha/beta hydrolase; its protein translation is MLWILLAVILLIIAATLVIFRLEDLSHLDHEDHPVRDGVPSDANREVLGKIRELGMSSRGLKGKARLMALRHHMDGLSEGLELSSDFRHCEEPRGEWVIAPGADTRRRILYIHGGAWAAGSPRSHRAITDRFSHIANAAVFAVDYRLMPEHRYMDGIRDCRKAYTWLLEHGPEGQENADFMVVAGDSAGGSHTLGLLAWIRDNRIRQADAAIAFSPSTDMTLTAPSNRNNISTDPLLGPVFGGLSKIPLPIIWWVTFAAMRVSPASAVASPLRGDLRNLPPTLIQASDSEMLLDNARRYASKAQAEGSPVELHTWPGMVHVWQIFGPLLPEAEEAYQDIESFLKRVESKSGEQQTAQI